The genome window GGTCGACGAGTTGCCCAAAACCGCCACCGGCAAGATCCAGCGGTTCAAACTGCGCGAAGGAGAACCCGCATGATCCCCTTTCCCGGCAAGGGCCGTCTCACCGCCGCAGGCAAGTCGCTCGAATGGCAGAGCTGGGGCGGCGAGGCGTCCGCCCCGGTGATCGTCCTGCTGCACGAGGGCCTCGGCTGCCTCGCCCTCTGGCGCGACATCCCCGAGCGTCTCGCTGCCGCCACTGGCCTGCGCGTCTTCGCCTTCTCCCGCGCGGGCTACGGCCAGTCCGACCCCGCCGATCTGCCCCGCCCGCTCGACTATATGACCCGCGAAGCCACCGAGGTGCTGCCGCAAGTGCTCGCCGAGGTCGGCGCCGATCAATTCATCCTCATGGGCCACTCCGACGGTGCCACCATCGCCGCCGAATACGCAGGCCGCCATGCCGACCACCGCATTCGCGGCCTCGTCCTCATGGCCCCGCATTTCTTCACAGAGCCCGCCGGTCTGGCTGCCATCGCCGCCGCCCGCGACAGCTTCGAGTCCGATCTCAAGCCCCGCATGGCCAAGTATCACACCGACCCGGAAGCCACCTTCCGCGGCTGGAACGACGCCTGGCTCGCTCCCGGCTTCCGCGATTGGCACGTGGGCGAGGTCGTCGACTACCTGCGCGTGCCCTGCCTCGTGATCCAGGGGGCCGATGACCAATATGGCACCCTCGCGCAGGTCGAAGAGGTCGAAACCCGCAGCTACGCGCCCGTCGACGTGGCCATCCTCCCCGACTGCCGCCACAGCCCCCATCTCGACCAGCCCCAGGCCGTGCTCGATGCCGTGGCCGAGTTTTCCGCCCGGCTGATCCGGCTGGAGCGCGAAGAGGTCGTGCCCGCGTGAGCGCCACGCCCGAATACGCCTACGTCCCCGGCCAGACCCCGCGCCACCCCGAGGGCGCGTTCGATGCCCTGCGCGACACCGTCGATCCCGAGCCGATGCAGTCTCAGGCGCTGCGCACCGGGCTCGACTGGATCGACGCGGGCTATTTCTGGGAGGCCCACGAGGTGCTCGAGCCGGTGTGGCTGGTGCTGCCCGATGGCCCCGACCGTACCGGCATCCAGGCCCTGATCCAGCTCGCCAACGCCGGCCTCAAGCAGCGGATGCAGCGCCCCGAGGCCGCCCTGCGCCTCTGCGGCATCGCCGCCCGCCTGATCGAGGAAGCTGCCCCCTTCACCACCCCGCACCGCCCCGCCGGGTGGTTCTCCCTCCGGCTGGAGTCGATTCGGGGTGCGGTGGAAATCGCGCGAAATAGTGCAATATAGTGCAAAGTACAGGCTGAAATCCGGCCAATCCGCCCCGTAATATGAAGTATTATGCAAAATATCCGTTTACTCCGGCCCTGCCAGCCGGTAAAAAGCGGAAACAGGAGGAAACGCGCCATGAGTGACAAGCTGATAGATTTCCGCACCGATCCCTCGAAGTACCGCCACTGGAAAGTGGCCTACGAGGGCGAGGTGGCGCGCGTCACCATGGATGTCGATGAAGATGGCGGGTTGTTCGACGGCTACCAGCTCAAGCTCAACAGCTACGACCTCGGCGTCGACATCGAGCTTTCCGATGTGGTGCAGCGCATGCGCTTCGAGCACCCCGAGGTGAAAGTCGTCATCATGCAGTCCGGCAAGGACCGCGTGTTCTGCGCCGGGGCCAACATCCGCATGCTCGGCGGCGCGTCCCACGCCCACAAGGTTAACTTCTGCAAGTTCACCAACGAGACCCGCAACACCTTCGAGGCCGCAGAGGCGGACTCCGGCCAAAAGTGGATCGCCGCGGTAAAGGGCGCCTGCGCCGGGGGCGGCTACGAGCTGGCCCTCGCCTGCAACCACATCATGCTGACGGACGACTCCAGCTCCTCCGTCGCCCTCCCCGAAGTCCCGCTTCTCGCCGTTCTCCCCGGCACCGGCGGCCTCACCCGCGTGACCGACAAGCGCAAGGTCCGCCGCGATCTGGCCGATGTGTTCTGCGCCATGGAAGAGGGCGTGCGCGGCAAGCGGGCGAAAGACTGGCGCCTCGTCGACGAGGTCGTTCCCAACTCCAAGTTCGACGACACCGTCACCACCCGCGCCGCCGAATTCGCCGCCGCCATGCCCGCCCGCGCCGAAAAGGGCATCACCCTCGGCCCCATCGAGCGCAACATCACCGATAGCGCCGTGACCTACACCCACGTCGAGGTCGAACTCGACCGCGCCGCGCGCTCCGCCACCATCACCCTCAAAGGCCCCGAAGGCCCGGCCCCCACCGATGCGGCCGACCTCATCGCCCAGGGCGACCAGTCCTACCTTCTCAAGCTGGCCCGCGAGCTGGATGACGCCATCCTGCACCTGCGCCTCAACGAGATGGAGGCCGGCACCTGGACGTTCCGCACCCAAGGCGATGCCGAGGCCCTGCTCGCCCACGAAGCCGTGCTGCTTGCCAACAAGGACAACTGGCTGGCCTCCGAAATCCTCGGCTTCTGGAAGCGCATCCTCAAGCGCATCGACGTCACCTCCCGCTCCCTCGTCGCCCTCGTCGAGCACGGCTCCTGCTTTGCCGGCGTGCTGGCCGAAATCCTCTGGGCCTGCGACCGCACCTACATGATGGAAGACGAGTTCGAGGGCGACAATCGCCCCACCGCCGCCATCACCCTCGCCGAAAGCAACTTCGGCCAATACCCCATGGGCAACGACATCACCCGCCTGCAAACCCGCTTCCTCGGCACCCCCGAAACGGTGGAAAGCCTGCGCGAGCACATCGGTGAGCCCATCGAGGCCGAAGAGGCCGACGAGCTTGGCCTCGTCACCTACATCCTCGATGACATCGACTGGGAGGACGAGATCCGCATCTTCATGGAAGAGCGCGCCAGCTTCTCCCCCGATGCGATGACCGGCATGGAGGCCAACCTGCGCTTCGCCGGGCCCGAAACCATGGAAACCCGCATCTTCGGCCGCCTCACCGCATGGCAGAACTGGATCTTCCAGCGCCCCAATGCCGTCGGCCCCGAAGGTGCCCTGCAACGCTACGGCACCGGCATCCGCGGCGATTACAACATGCAGCGGGTCTGACCCGCATGGTGGGTTTCACCCACCCTACACCCAACTCGTAGGGTGGGTGCCAACCCACCACCAAGGAGGAAAAAATGCTCGATCTCATCAACGTCAGCTACGACACGCAAATCCCCAACAACGTCGGCCTCTCCGAAGACAAGCGCGTGCTGAAGGCGCTGGAAAAGTGGCACCCCGGCTACATTAACTGGTGGAACGACCTGATCCCGCAGAACTTTCAGGAAAGCCTCGTCTACCTGCGGACCGCCGTCTCGGTGGACCCGAAGGGCTGGGCCAAGTTCGACTACGTGAAAATGCCCGAATACCGCTGGGGCGTGCTGCTGGCCCCGCAGGGCGACGGCCGCACCATCCCCTGCGGCGAGCACGCCGGCCAGCCCGCGTGGCAGGAAGTGCCGGGCGAATACCGCAACATGCTCAAGCGCCTCATCGTGATCCAGGGCGACACCGAGCCGGGCAGCGTCGAGCAGCAGCGCTTCCTCGGCCTCACCGCGCCCTCCCTCTACGACCTGCGCAACCTCTTCCAGGTCAACGTCGAAGAGGGCCGCCACCTCTGGGCCATGGTCTACCTGCTGTTCAAATACTTCGGCAAAGACGGCCGCGAAGAGGCCGATGACCTGCTCCGCCGCTCGTCGGGTTCCGACGAGGCCCCCCGGATGCTCGGCGCCTTCAACGAGGAAACGCCCGACTGGCTCTCCTTCTTCATGTTCACCTACTTCACCGACCGCGACGGCAAGATGCAGCTCGAGTCGCTCGCCCAATCCGGCTTCGACCCGCTCTCCCGCACCTGCCGCTTCATGCTCACCGAAGAGGCGCACCACATGTTCGTGGGCGAAACCGGGGTGGGCCGCGTGATCCAGGCCACCTGCGAGGCGATGAAGGCCGCCGGCATCACCGACCCCTACGACATCAACAAGATCCGCGACCTCGGCGTGATCGACCTGCCGACGATCCAGAAAAAGCTGAACCTGCACTACACCCTCAGCCTCGACCTCTTCGGGCAAGAGGTTTCGACCAACGCCGCCAACGCATTTAACGCAGGCATTAAGGGCCGCTACATGGAGCACCGCATCGACGACGATCACCAGCTCCGCGGCGACACCTACAAGGTCTGGAACCTCGTTGACGGAAAGGTGGTGCAGGAGGAAGTGCCCGCGCTCACGGCGATCAACATGCGCCTGCGCGACGACTACGTGCGCGATGCTTCGGGCGGCGTGACCCGCTGGAACAAGGCCATCGAGAAGATGGGCATCGAGTTCGAGCTGAAGCTCCCCCACGAAAGCTTCCACCGCCAGATCGGCGTCTTCTCGGCGGCCCACTTTGACACGGAGGGCACCCCGATGTCGACGGAGGCCTACGAAGCCCAGAAAGACGAGTGGCTCCCCACCAAGGCCGATGGCGACTTCATCCAGTCGCTGATGAAGCCCTGCTACGAGCCCGGAAAATACGCCAGCTGGATCGCCGCGCCCAAGGTCGGGATCGACAACAAGCCCGGCGACTTCGAATATGTGAAACTGCACATGGCGTAATGCCAGCCCGGGCGGCGCCCCGGTGCCGCCCGCCCCAACCGAACAGGGAGGAAACCGCCATGATGACCCAAACCCAGGCCCCCGCCCGTCCGCGCGCGCTGACCACCGGCAAATGCCTCGGCTGCACCGGCTGCAAAGGCGCCTGCCGCGAAGTTCTGGATCTGCTGGCGGTGCCCGAGATGGTGCTGAAGCCGAAGGGCAGGGCGGCATGAACAAGCCCCTCAAGCAACACCTGATCGACCCCGAAATCTGCATCCGCTGCTACACCTGCGAGATGACCTGTCCGGTGCAGGCCATCACCCATGACGACCTCAACGTCGTGGTCGATGCCGACAAGTGCAACTTCTGCATGGATTGCATCCCCGTCTGCCCTACCGGCTCCATCGACGAGTGGCGCGTGGTCGAGCAGCCCTACAGCCTCGAAGAGCAGTTCGAATGGGAGGAGCTGC of Oceanicola sp. 502str15 contains these proteins:
- a CDS encoding alpha/beta fold hydrolase translates to MIPFPGKGRLTAAGKSLEWQSWGGEASAPVIVLLHEGLGCLALWRDIPERLAAATGLRVFAFSRAGYGQSDPADLPRPLDYMTREATEVLPQVLAEVGADQFILMGHSDGATIAAEYAGRHADHRIRGLVLMAPHFFTEPAGLAAIAAARDSFESDLKPRMAKYHTDPEATFRGWNDAWLAPGFRDWHVGEVVDYLRVPCLVIQGADDQYGTLAQVEEVETRSYAPVDVAILPDCRHSPHLDQPQAVLDAVAEFSARLIRLEREEVVPA
- a CDS encoding DUF309 domain-containing protein, encoding MSATPEYAYVPGQTPRHPEGAFDALRDTVDPEPMQSQALRTGLDWIDAGYFWEAHEVLEPVWLVLPDGPDRTGIQALIQLANAGLKQRMQRPEAALRLCGIAARLIEEAAPFTTPHRPAGWFSLRLESIRGAVEIARNSAI
- the boxC gene encoding 2,3-epoxybenzoyl-CoA dihydrolase: MSDKLIDFRTDPSKYRHWKVAYEGEVARVTMDVDEDGGLFDGYQLKLNSYDLGVDIELSDVVQRMRFEHPEVKVVIMQSGKDRVFCAGANIRMLGGASHAHKVNFCKFTNETRNTFEAAEADSGQKWIAAVKGACAGGGYELALACNHIMLTDDSSSSVALPEVPLLAVLPGTGGLTRVTDKRKVRRDLADVFCAMEEGVRGKRAKDWRLVDEVVPNSKFDDTVTTRAAEFAAAMPARAEKGITLGPIERNITDSAVTYTHVEVELDRAARSATITLKGPEGPAPTDAADLIAQGDQSYLLKLARELDDAILHLRLNEMEAGTWTFRTQGDAEALLAHEAVLLANKDNWLASEILGFWKRILKRIDVTSRSLVALVEHGSCFAGVLAEILWACDRTYMMEDEFEGDNRPTAAITLAESNFGQYPMGNDITRLQTRFLGTPETVESLREHIGEPIEAEEADELGLVTYILDDIDWEDEIRIFMEERASFSPDAMTGMEANLRFAGPETMETRIFGRLTAWQNWIFQRPNAVGPEGALQRYGTGIRGDYNMQRV
- the boxB gene encoding benzoyl-CoA 2,3-epoxidase subunit BoxB; this encodes MLDLINVSYDTQIPNNVGLSEDKRVLKALEKWHPGYINWWNDLIPQNFQESLVYLRTAVSVDPKGWAKFDYVKMPEYRWGVLLAPQGDGRTIPCGEHAGQPAWQEVPGEYRNMLKRLIVIQGDTEPGSVEQQRFLGLTAPSLYDLRNLFQVNVEEGRHLWAMVYLLFKYFGKDGREEADDLLRRSSGSDEAPRMLGAFNEETPDWLSFFMFTYFTDRDGKMQLESLAQSGFDPLSRTCRFMLTEEAHHMFVGETGVGRVIQATCEAMKAAGITDPYDINKIRDLGVIDLPTIQKKLNLHYTLSLDLFGQEVSTNAANAFNAGIKGRYMEHRIDDDHQLRGDTYKVWNLVDGKVVQEEVPALTAINMRLRDDYVRDASGGVTRWNKAIEKMGIEFELKLPHESFHRQIGVFSAAHFDTEGTPMSTEAYEAQKDEWLPTKADGDFIQSLMKPCYEPGKYASWIAAPKVGIDNKPGDFEYVKLHMA